From Qingrenia yutianensis, the proteins below share one genomic window:
- a CDS encoding nucleoside deaminase, whose amino-acid sequence MKYKNFMPCALDMAKLAFERGEVPVGAVIVKDGEIIASAHNETESSNNASHHAEILAIERACRKLNNKYLIGCDLFVTLEPCAMCAGAIINVKLNRVYIGAEDKLCGAAGGKVNLFEKGLFNHTPEVYFGFSADECSRLLKDFFAQKR is encoded by the coding sequence ATGAAGTACAAAAATTTTATGCCCTGCGCGCTGGATATGGCAAAACTCGCCTTTGAACGCGGTGAAGTGCCGGTCGGCGCGGTGATTGTGAAAGACGGTGAAATAATCGCAAGCGCGCACAACGAAACGGAAAGTTCAAACAACGCGTCACACCACGCGGAAATTCTCGCGATAGAGCGCGCGTGCAGAAAACTTAACAATAAATATCTTATCGGCTGTGATTTGTTTGTCACGCTCGAACCGTGCGCAATGTGCGCCGGCGCGATTATAAACGTAAAGCTTAACCGTGTATATATCGGCGCGGAGGATAAACTCTGCGGTGCGGCAGGCGGAAAAGTCAACCTTTTTGAAAAAGGGCTTTTCAATCATACGCCCGAGGTTTATTTCGGTTTTTCAGCAGACGAATGTTCCCGTCTTTTGAAAGATTTTTTTGCACAAAAACGATAA
- a CDS encoding amidohydrolase family protein, which produces MKVIDVHAHVFPDAVAQKAVDNLRTYYSYTMHGNGRFDDLKASADEAGIEKLVIHSTATKPHQVEDVNNFTSSLIGEKIIGFGSVHPDYPEKEKEIERIISLGLKGIKLHPDFQKFNIDDEKMFPVYDYLSGKLPVLFHVGDINSDCSSPRRLAKVVDMFPHLTVIAAHLGGYSQWDEAEEYLIGKDIYIDTSSTFRALSDERIESIIKKHDINKVLFGTDYPLERHKGTVEHTLRLNLSDGAKEKILYTNAYNLLCK; this is translated from the coding sequence ATGAAAGTTATAGATGTTCACGCACACGTTTTCCCCGACGCGGTTGCACAAAAGGCGGTTGACAACTTAAGAACTTATTATTCCTACACAATGCACGGCAACGGCAGATTTGACGACCTTAAGGCAAGCGCAGACGAGGCGGGAATTGAAAAACTTGTCATTCATTCCACCGCAACAAAACCGCATCAGGTTGAGGACGTTAACAATTTCACCTCGTCGCTTATCGGCGAAAAGATAATCGGCTTCGGTTCGGTTCACCCCGACTATCCCGAAAAAGAAAAAGAAATTGAAAGAATTATTTCGCTCGGACTAAAGGGAATAAAGCTCCACCCCGATTTTCAGAAATTTAACATTGACGACGAAAAAATGTTTCCCGTATACGATTATCTTTCGGGAAAACTGCCCGTTCTTTTCCACGTGGGCGACATAAACAGCGACTGCTCAAGCCCGAGAAGGCTTGCAAAGGTTGTGGATATGTTTCCGCATCTTACGGTTATTGCGGCGCATCTTGGCGGTTACAGCCAATGGGACGAAGCGGAGGAATATCTTATCGGAAAAGATATTTACATCGACACATCCAGCACATTCAGGGCACTTTCCGACGAGAGAATTGAAAGCATTATCAAAAAACACGACATAAATAAAGTCCTTTTCGGCACCGACTATCCGCTTGAACGCCACAAAGGCACCGTTGAACATACATTAAGACTTAATCTTTCGGACGGCGCAAAGGAAAAAATTCTTTATACAAACGCATACAATCTCCTTTGCAAATAG
- the ispG gene encoding flavodoxin-dependent (E)-4-hydroxy-3-methylbut-2-enyl-diphosphate synthase has product MKKVQIGNVTIGGGEKIAVQSMTNVKTKNYGECIEQILRLENAGCDIVRVAIPDLESAKAIAKIKQKIHIPLVADIHFDYKLALECMENGVDKIRINPGNIGSEDRIKQVADKARKLNIPIRIGINGGSLEKDILKKYSAPTPEAMLESAKRHIAILNKFDFDNIVLSLKASNVKNTIAVYTLASKELDYPLHLGVTEAGTYLSGTVKSSVALGSLLLNNIGDTIRISLTDDPVNEVIVAREILKSLDMLGNTPTLISCPTCARCNINLIPLAKKVDEYLRTVHKNITVAVMGCAVNGPGEAKEADIGIAGGDKCGLIFKKGEIFKKVSEDALFEEFKKEIEKM; this is encoded by the coding sequence ATGAAAAAAGTACAAATCGGAAACGTTACAATAGGCGGCGGAGAAAAAATCGCCGTGCAGTCTATGACAAACGTTAAAACAAAAAATTACGGCGAATGTATTGAGCAAATTCTGCGTCTTGAAAATGCCGGCTGTGACATTGTCCGTGTTGCAATTCCCGACCTTGAAAGCGCAAAGGCAATCGCGAAAATCAAGCAGAAAATACACATTCCGCTCGTTGCGGATATTCATTTCGACTACAAACTCGCGCTTGAATGTATGGAAAACGGTGTTGACAAAATCCGCATAAATCCGGGAAATATCGGCAGCGAGGACAGAATAAAACAGGTTGCCGATAAGGCTCGGAAGCTTAACATTCCCATTCGCATTGGCATAAACGGCGGTTCGCTCGAAAAAGATATTTTGAAAAAGTATTCCGCGCCCACGCCCGAGGCAATGCTCGAAAGCGCAAAAAGGCACATTGCGATTTTGAATAAATTCGACTTTGACAATATCGTTTTGTCGCTCAAAGCGTCCAACGTGAAAAACACAATTGCGGTGTATACACTCGCGTCAAAAGAACTTGACTATCCTCTGCACCTCGGCGTTACCGAGGCGGGAACGTATCTTTCGGGCACGGTTAAATCGTCGGTTGCGCTCGGCTCGCTTTTGCTTAACAATATCGGCGATACAATACGCATTTCGCTCACCGACGACCCCGTTAACGAGGTTATCGTTGCACGCGAAATTTTAAAATCGCTCGATATGCTCGGCAACACCCCTACCCTTATTTCCTGTCCGACCTGCGCACGGTGCAACATAAACCTCATTCCGCTTGCGAAAAAGGTAGACGAATATCTTCGCACCGTACACAAAAACATTACCGTTGCGGTTATGGGTTGCGCGGTTAACGGCCCGGGCGAGGCAAAAGAGGCGGACATCGGCATTGCCGGCGGCGACAAATGCGGACTTATCTTCAAAAAAGGTGAAATTTTCAAAAAGGTAAGCGAGGACGCGCTTTTTGAGGAATTTAAAAAAGAAATAGAAAAAATGTAA
- a CDS encoding leucine-rich repeat protein: MNAKIAVRIIAAAAAVVLPISCFAAEMSWKYDEANATVSVSGYGMVNDATNFTSYIKTAKRIEFEKGVTKIEKNVFTNCGIVETVVLPDGFTSLGNSSFSFSKHLKTVNFPETLEYIGDEAFMDCPSLEIGKIPKNVSYIGANAFTECDLIKNFEIDEENPNYTAVDGVIFTKDKTELVMYPAGRNDESYQIPDGTVKISPKAFSYNSSLVSVRVPDTVSEIGNYAFYFCENLQDVSFGSGLKTIGNYAFYGSGIRSAILPFGIETLGADAFKNCEFLTVVDIPGTVSQIGDSIFYGTDDTLKIKGYGVSALNCANDAEKAFEETVRIIVNGRELNPDKSAYVENGCTMIPMRCIFEALGASVEWNDETQTAAAKRGGIECSFAIGGDVLYKNGKEIKLSAPAVLSDGRTLVHVRAIAEAFGEKVDWDGERGLVTVTAN, translated from the coding sequence ATGAACGCGAAAATTGCTGTGCGGATTATCGCCGCCGCCGCTGCGGTAGTGCTCCCGATTTCGTGCTTTGCGGCAGAGATGAGCTGGAAATACGACGAAGCAAATGCGACAGTTTCCGTGAGCGGTTACGGAATGGTTAACGACGCGACAAATTTTACATCATACATTAAAACTGCAAAGAGGATTGAGTTTGAAAAAGGCGTTACGAAGATTGAGAAAAACGTTTTCACAAACTGCGGTATAGTTGAAACTGTGGTTCTGCCCGACGGCTTTACGTCGCTCGGAAACAGTTCTTTCAGTTTCAGCAAACACCTTAAAACGGTTAATTTTCCCGAAACTCTTGAATACATAGGCGATGAGGCGTTTATGGACTGTCCGTCGCTTGAAATCGGTAAAATTCCGAAAAATGTGTCGTATATCGGCGCAAACGCTTTTACAGAATGTGATTTAATTAAAAACTTTGAAATTGATGAAGAAAATCCGAATTACACAGCGGTTGACGGTGTGATATTTACAAAAGACAAAACCGAGCTTGTTATGTATCCTGCCGGAAGAAATGACGAAAGTTACCAAATCCCTGACGGCACTGTGAAAATTTCGCCCAAGGCCTTTTCATATAATTCAAGCCTTGTGAGCGTACGAGTTCCCGATACGGTGTCAGAAATTGGAAATTACGCGTTCTATTTCTGCGAAAATCTTCAGGACGTAAGCTTTGGAAGCGGACTTAAAACAATCGGAAACTATGCTTTTTACGGTTCCGGCATAAGAAGTGCAATTTTGCCGTTCGGCATTGAAACACTCGGCGCGGACGCGTTTAAGAACTGCGAGTTTTTGACTGTTGTTGATATTCCCGGCACGGTTTCGCAAATCGGTGACAGCATTTTTTACGGCACCGATGACACCTTAAAAATAAAAGGTTACGGAGTTTCGGCATTAAACTGCGCAAATGATGCGGAAAAGGCATTTGAGGAAACTGTGAGAATTATTGTAAACGGCAGGGAGCTTAACCCCGACAAATCGGCTTACGTTGAAAACGGCTGTACGATGATACCTATGCGGTGCATTTTTGAGGCGCTGGGAGCGTCGGTTGAGTGGAATGACGAAACACAGACCGCAGCGGCAAAAAGAGGCGGAATTGAATGTTCGTTTGCAATCGGCGGAGATGTTCTTTATAAAAACGGCAAAGAAATCAAGCTTTCGGCACCTGCGGTTCTGTCGGACGGCAGAACTCTTGTCCACGTAAGAGCCATAGCCGAGGCGTTCGGCGAAAAGGTGGACTGGGACGGCGAAAGAGGACTGGTAACCGTTACGGCAAATTGA
- a CDS encoding EAL domain-containing protein translates to METAIILLGGLVAVAAAVVFFGVFEKEKRNEFNMTEISSISRAESVFDRLVSKDGACTAIYIGMFYQSLYINADSGKFIKTRLSAEKKIKEFCGIFGGASARVDGNNYIIVSGAQRDDTAVFCEKFSEFAKNGSNAADISIGAYIAKDEICDFQTAAGYAKKAARFAKNSGAGYKICEGRELDEVIDNENIEKNIEAFIDNDSFYQVFQPYYDAKADKILGCEVLSRLDLDRTDGILPCEFLQVIKKDKNLCVKFDLYTFKRCCEWLVKNADRNLSVACNFSRQTLLSENSASDIIAIAQRTGADFKRIIIEIEDGHSNGGFEILCGNVLLLKKSGFKICLDGFGRGNTALGELSELLPDIIGIDKSVLRGVKNSRGEAVFSGAVRLAKEMNALVLAECIENEIQAETAKKAGCDILQGYYFCKPVNTDELDKLLKNQI, encoded by the coding sequence TTGGAAACTGCGATTATATTGCTGGGCGGACTTGTAGCCGTCGCGGCGGCGGTTGTGTTTTTCGGCGTATTTGAAAAAGAAAAACGAAACGAGTTTAATATGACAGAAATATCAAGCATTTCGCGTGCTGAAAGCGTTTTTGACCGTCTTGTGTCAAAGGACGGCGCGTGCACTGCAATATACATTGGAATGTTTTATCAATCACTCTATATAAATGCCGACAGCGGAAAATTTATAAAAACGCGTCTTTCGGCAGAGAAAAAAATAAAGGAATTTTGCGGAATTTTCGGCGGTGCGTCCGCAAGAGTCGACGGTAATAATTATATTATCGTATCGGGTGCGCAGAGAGATGACACGGCTGTGTTTTGCGAAAAATTTTCCGAATTTGCAAAAAACGGCAGCAACGCCGCCGACATAAGCATCGGTGCGTACATTGCAAAAGACGAAATTTGCGATTTTCAGACTGCGGCGGGATATGCGAAAAAAGCTGCGCGGTTTGCGAAAAATTCAGGCGCCGGTTATAAAATCTGCGAGGGCAGGGAGCTTGACGAGGTTATTGACAACGAAAATATCGAAAAAAATATTGAGGCGTTTATAGATAACGACAGTTTTTATCAGGTTTTTCAGCCGTATTACGACGCAAAAGCCGATAAAATTTTGGGCTGTGAGGTTTTGAGCAGACTCGATTTGGACAGAACCGACGGAATTTTGCCATGCGAATTTTTACAGGTTATAAAAAAAGACAAAAACCTTTGTGTTAAGTTCGATTTATATACATTTAAAAGGTGCTGCGAATGGCTTGTGAAAAATGCGGACAGGAATTTGAGCGTAGCGTGCAATTTTTCACGTCAGACATTATTGTCCGAAAATTCCGCGTCGGATATTATAGCCATTGCTCAAAGAACGGGAGCTGATTTTAAGAGAATTATTATTGAAATTGAGGACGGGCACAGCAACGGCGGATTTGAAATTCTTTGCGGAAACGTTTTACTGCTCAAAAAGTCGGGATTTAAAATATGTCTTGACGGTTTCGGCAGAGGAAATACGGCTCTCGGCGAACTTTCGGAGCTTTTGCCCGATATTATAGGCATTGACAAAAGTGTGCTCCGCGGTGTGAAAAACAGTCGCGGAGAGGCAGTTTTCAGCGGTGCTGTGCGCCTTGCAAAAGAGATGAATGCGCTTGTTTTGGCCGAATGTATTGAAAATGAAATTCAGGCTGAAACAGCTAAAAAGGCGGGGTGCGACATTTTACAGGGATATTATTTCTGCAAGCCCGTGAACACGGATGAATTGGATAAATTGCTGAAAAATCAAATATAG
- a CDS encoding D-alanyl-D-alanine carboxypeptidase family protein, with translation MPKRILSCILCATLIFTTAYAAEVTSLEVSAPSAILMEADTGKILFEKNAHEMRPPASVTKIMTILLTMEAIDAGKIKYDDMVIGSARAKSMGGSTIFLDEGEALSVRDMLKGMAVASGNDACVAMAEHLAGSVEEFVALMNKRAKELGMNETNFITCNGLDADGHQMSAYDIALMSRELLKHEDVFQFTTIWMDSLRDGKFTLSNTNKLIRFYKGATGLKTGSTSVAKNCISATAKRDGMHLIAVVMGAETSKKRFADASNMLNYGFGAYGVKKVIEKGKPMSEANVKKGMKSKTELVAENDFTYLFKRSEKNEVLPKINAEKDFDAPVEKGKIGGSVEIVSNGEKIGEVNLVFKEDILKKSLYAVYLSLLENIMKI, from the coding sequence ATGCCAAAAAGAATACTGTCGTGCATACTGTGCGCAACACTCATTTTTACAACGGCATATGCCGCCGAGGTCACGTCACTAGAAGTAAGCGCGCCGTCGGCAATTTTAATGGAAGCGGACACAGGAAAAATTCTTTTTGAAAAAAATGCACACGAAATGCGTCCGCCCGCGAGCGTGACGAAAATTATGACAATTCTCCTCACAATGGAGGCAATCGACGCAGGCAAAATAAAGTACGACGATATGGTAATCGGAAGTGCGCGCGCAAAAAGTATGGGCGGTTCGACCATATTTCTCGACGAAGGCGAGGCGCTTTCGGTGCGCGATATGCTCAAGGGAATGGCAGTTGCGTCGGGCAACGACGCGTGCGTTGCAATGGCGGAGCACCTTGCGGGAAGTGTTGAAGAATTTGTCGCACTGATGAATAAGCGTGCAAAAGAACTCGGTATGAACGAAACGAATTTCATCACCTGTAACGGTCTTGACGCGGACGGTCATCAAATGAGCGCCTATGATATAGCCCTTATGTCGCGCGAGCTTTTAAAGCACGAGGACGTTTTTCAGTTTACAACAATTTGGATGGACTCACTGCGCGACGGAAAATTCACACTGTCCAACACAAACAAACTGATACGCTTTTACAAGGGCGCAACGGGGCTTAAAACGGGTTCCACGTCGGTTGCGAAAAACTGCATTTCCGCAACGGCAAAGCGTGACGGTATGCACCTTATCGCGGTCGTTATGGGCGCGGAAACGTCAAAAAAACGTTTTGCCGACGCATCGAATATGCTTAACTACGGTTTCGGCGCATACGGCGTGAAAAAGGTGATTGAAAAAGGAAAGCCTATGTCGGAGGCAAACGTTAAAAAAGGTATGAAATCCAAAACCGAGCTTGTTGCCGAGAATGACTTTACATATCTTTTCAAACGGAGCGAAAAAAACGAAGTCCTGCCGAAAATCAACGCGGAAAAAGACTTTGACGCGCCCGTTGAAAAAGGAAAAATAGGCGGAAGCGTTGAAATAGTGTCAAACGGCGAAAAAATCGGCGAGGTAAACCTTGTTTTTAAAGAGGATATACTGAAAAAGAGCCTTTACGCGGTGTATCTTTCACTGTTAGAAAACATAATGAAAATATAA